Proteins encoded in a region of the Dreissena polymorpha isolate Duluth1 chromosome 6, UMN_Dpol_1.0, whole genome shotgun sequence genome:
- the LOC127833343 gene encoding uncharacterized protein LOC127833343 isoform X1, with product MTQTVSISTQFNNYYHGGMKAMTTNATKRRRLESNGSEASGVSTQTQLTDLSGSSPDDNSGSNLRRNSDKSDSNSTGKNYSTMPEMSSNCKCDAVVRERMFASRKESGHRVSFSLGDSNLDNEENNGPFEQFGNSGRKCNNQHTIPISRPRQYSENNEDTVNKTCCKSPLNHYVSMPYTPNATECECSSCFDRTQNIAREHLQSTDPELTFRKSLSVRSLPDIQFNGIPFQYPVSNQRQVSKTPLDTVVNFNETRAGKYLHTVFKNQSQHKPRSLKSGALETIYSGDTPSSTFDNRPFHTMPGVDQSFGNSEPRYEMVEGNSSQPRLDSPVSSKQSSESSRSEKCLSCNKFTVLVILNVVLMLLIVPAVTVYVSVIVGNKLVSEPGQMNKTCVSCSVLDIFDSHEELGLEKRPGDLCCLKADTNLVDFIIKTRRVTPTSIKAEDEEIYHGRPILELKSVDLDDRKVRWNPRGLMRGGLALNDSHKIEFNKPGYYFVSTELAFKPNSQEILQAEFTFFGNENKDNSKDKPLRSKSETLRNQPNDSRYNSQCSFVDFFSAGSHLYVKLDHVEGLLEKDAKILIFFLGN from the exons ATGACACAGACCGTTTCTATTAGCACGCAGTTCAATAATTACTATCATGGAGGAATGAAAGCGATGACTACCAACGCGACTAAACGACGTCGACTTGAAAGCAACGGCTCTGAGGCCTCTGGCGTCTCGACACAAACACAGCTGACAGACTTGTCTGGATCGTCACCAGACGACAATAGCGGCTCCAATCTGAGACGAAATAGTGACAAATCCGACAGTAACAGTACCGGCAAAAATTATTCGACCATGCCAGAAATGTCAAGTAATTGCAAATGTGACGCTGTTGTTAGAGAGAGAATGTTTGCTTCGAGAAAAGAATCCGGTCATCGAGTATCATTTAGTCTCGGTGACAGTAATTTAGACAATGAAGAAAATAACGGACCTTTCGAACAGTTTGGCAACAGCGGCAGAAAATGTAATAATCAGCACACAATACCGATTTCAAGACCGAGGCAGTACTCTGAGAACAATGAAGATACAGTAAATAAAACCTGCTGCAAATCACCACTTAACCATTATGTGAGTATGCCATACACACCTAATGCCACCGAATGCGAGTGTTCATCATGCTTTGATAGAACACAGAATATCGCGAGAGAGCATTTGCAAAGTACGGATCCAGAACTCACGTTCCGGAAGTCCCTGAGCGTGAGATCATTACCGGATATACAATTTAACGGAATACCCTTTCAATACCCTGTGTCAAACCAAAGGCAAGTGTCGAAAACTCCTCTAGACACTGTCGTAAATTTTAATGAGACGCGGGCTGGGAAATATCTACATACAGTGTTTAAAAATCAAAGTCAGCATAAACCAAGGAGTCTGAAATCTGGAGCTCTAGAGACAATATACAGCGGCGACACTCCGTCTTCAACATTCGATAATAGACCGTTTCACACAATGCCTGGTGTTGACCAGTCTTTCGGCAACAGTGAACCAAGGTACGAAATGGTGGAAGGTAATAGTTCCCAACCGCGTTTGGATTCTCCAGTCTCTAGCAAGCAGTCATCTGAATCTAGCAGGTCTGAGAAATGTTTAAGTTGTAACAAGTTTACTGTTCTAGTAATTCTTAACGTTGTGTTGATGTTATTGATCGTGCCAGCGGTGACGGTCTACGTAAGTGTAATAGTAGGAAATAAACTCGTATCAGAACCGGGACAAATGAACAAAACTTGCGTCAGCTGTAGCGTTCTAGACATCTTTGATAGTCACGAGGAGCTTGGATTGGAAAAAAGACCCGGTGACCTTTGTTGTCTGAAGGCAGATACCAACCTAGTTGACTTCATTATTAAG ACGAGAAGAGTCACGCCAACTTCTATTAAAG cTGAAGATGAGGAGATATATCACGGTCGTCCAATTCTTGAACTCAAGTCAGTTGACTTAG ATGACAGGAAAGTACGCTGGAATCCTCGTGGCCTGATGCGAGGCGGCTTGGCGTTGAACGACAGCCACAAAATCGAGTTTAACAAACCTGGATACTATTTCGTTTCAACTGAACTCGCTTTTAAGCCCAATAGTCAAGAGATTCTTCAGGCAGAGTTTACTTTCTTTGGCAATGAAAATAAAGATAACTCTAAAGATAAGCCGTTGCGTTCAAAAAGCGAGACGCTGAGGAATCAACCCAATGACAGCAGATACAACAGCCAATGCAGCTTCGTGGACTTTTTCTCGGCCGGGAGCCACCTTTATGTTAAACTTGATCACGTGGAAGGACTGCTGGAGAAGGACgcaaaaatattgattttcttTCTGGGTAACTAG